A single Blastococcus colisei DNA region contains:
- a CDS encoding thioesterase family protein — MELPTALYESTDDGYLATALTIGPWDAGLQHAGPPAALLLREAERAGAIEGGQTVRMAYDIFAPVPVGPVRITASVVRPGRRIELVETVLTAGDERPLMRLSAWRMRARSDGAAPEPPAPHPAASGPEESRRELAAFFTTEVAYHRALDWRFPTGSFNSPGPASAWTTPRCTLVAGEPMTPLQHLLVMTDAASGISAVLDWTTATFANVDLLVSLHRPPRGDWLGMDAVTTLGGTGAAQCTAVLFDAEGPIGRSAQSLFVEPR, encoded by the coding sequence ATGGAGCTGCCCACCGCCCTCTACGAATCCACGGACGACGGCTACCTGGCCACCGCGCTGACCATCGGGCCCTGGGACGCCGGGCTGCAGCACGCCGGCCCTCCGGCGGCGCTGCTGCTGCGGGAGGCCGAGCGGGCCGGCGCCATCGAGGGCGGGCAGACCGTCCGGATGGCCTACGACATCTTCGCGCCGGTCCCGGTCGGCCCGGTGCGCATCACGGCGTCGGTCGTCCGCCCCGGACGGCGGATCGAACTGGTCGAGACGGTGCTCACCGCCGGGGACGAGCGGCCGCTGATGCGGCTGTCGGCCTGGCGCATGCGGGCCCGTTCCGACGGTGCCGCCCCCGAGCCGCCGGCACCCCACCCGGCCGCGTCCGGACCGGAGGAGAGCCGCCGCGAGCTGGCGGCCTTCTTCACCACCGAGGTTGCCTACCACCGGGCGCTGGACTGGCGCTTCCCCACGGGCAGCTTCAATTCCCCGGGGCCGGCCTCGGCGTGGACGACCCCGCGCTGCACCCTGGTCGCGGGCGAGCCGATGACGCCCCTGCAGCACCTGCTGGTGATGACCGACGCAGCGAGCGGGATCTCAGCGGTTCTGGACTGGACCACGGCGACCTTCGCCAACGTGGACCTGCTCGTCTCCCTGCACCGGCCACCGCGGGGCGACTGGCTGGGCATGGACGCCGTGACGACGCTGGGCGGGACCGGCGCGGCGCAGTGCACCGCCGTCCTCTTCGACGCCGAGGGCCCGATCGGCCGGTCGGCGCAGTCACTGTTCGTGGAGCCCCGCTGA
- a CDS encoding FecCD family ABC transporter permease has protein sequence MSVGAAAPPVPPGRPGIVVRIGPASGIVRWRQVAVPLGAVAVLVLLSAVGLGRGDFPISVPDVLRTLVGLGDGTQDFIILELRAPRIVVGLLVGLALGVAGALFQTFARNPLASPDTLGITMGASVGAVGAIVLAAGGAVSGLGIPLAALLGALLVGVLLFVLTWRAGIDGYRLVLVGIALWSVGTALVDWLLTNAEIYDAAAAYVWITGSLNARTWDHALPLAVALAVLLPLAVAASRALGVLQFGDDTARGLGVRLQTAQAAVVLVAIGCVAFAVSAAGPITFVALVVPQIAVRLTGGSRPPLLASGLLGAVLVVGADLVTRTVLPEALPVGILTAVLGAPYLLWLLVRGRRQFT, from the coding sequence GTGAGCGTCGGCGCAGCGGCACCGCCGGTTCCGCCGGGCCGGCCGGGCATCGTGGTCCGGATCGGTCCCGCCTCGGGCATCGTGCGCTGGCGCCAGGTGGCCGTGCCGCTGGGCGCCGTCGCCGTCCTCGTGCTGCTCTCGGCCGTCGGCCTGGGCCGCGGCGACTTTCCCATCAGCGTCCCGGACGTGCTCCGGACCCTCGTCGGTCTCGGCGACGGCACGCAGGACTTCATCATCCTCGAGCTGCGGGCGCCCCGGATCGTGGTGGGCCTGCTGGTCGGCCTGGCCCTCGGCGTGGCCGGTGCGCTGTTCCAGACCTTCGCCCGCAATCCGCTGGCCTCCCCCGACACGCTCGGCATCACCATGGGGGCCTCCGTCGGTGCGGTCGGGGCGATCGTGCTCGCCGCGGGCGGCGCGGTCAGCGGGCTGGGTATCCCCCTGGCCGCCCTGCTGGGCGCGCTGCTGGTCGGCGTCCTGCTGTTCGTGCTCACGTGGCGGGCCGGCATCGACGGCTACCGGCTGGTGCTCGTCGGCATCGCGCTCTGGTCGGTGGGCACCGCGCTGGTCGACTGGCTGCTGACCAACGCCGAGATCTACGACGCCGCCGCGGCCTACGTGTGGATCACCGGCTCGCTGAACGCCCGCACCTGGGACCACGCGCTCCCGCTGGCCGTGGCGCTGGCGGTGCTGCTACCGCTGGCCGTGGCGGCCAGCCGCGCCCTCGGCGTCCTCCAGTTCGGCGACGACACCGCCCGGGGCCTCGGCGTCCGGTTGCAGACGGCGCAGGCCGCCGTCGTCCTCGTCGCGATCGGCTGCGTGGCCTTCGCCGTCTCGGCCGCCGGGCCGATCACCTTCGTCGCGCTCGTGGTGCCGCAGATCGCCGTCCGCCTGACCGGTGGTTCCCGGCCGCCGCTGCTGGCCTCGGGTCTGCTCGGCGCCGTGCTGGTCGTCGGCGCGGACCTCGTGACGCGCACCGTGCTCCCCGAGGCGCTGCCCGTCGGCATCCTCACCGCCGTCCTCGGCGCCCCGTACCTGCTCTGGCTCCTCGTCCGCGGAAGGCGGCAGTTCACATGA
- a CDS encoding ABC transporter substrate-binding protein, which yields MHHTSRRLIGGLLALGVTVGASACGADSADTTSAGSAEGGWSFTDDLGTTVELDEAPTRIAGLNDLTASLWNYGIEPVATFGQTSAADDVAFEGRDLGDVAIVGSAYGEIDLEALAAADPDVIVTTIYPDDASGGIPEDKAGYGFNDMAQQELVAEIAPIITIAYTGSAADVIERVVELADALGVDTGSGEVADARADFESASAALTEAASSGVSVLPVFATEADGWWMAKAPDDPQLALYQDLGVTFVDPGGDGYFWHSVGWEEVPDHPSDVILYSLRFSMSPEEIAAQPTAALLPAVQAGQLHPWKYIGPDYVSQAAYMAELAGYLTEAQKVTS from the coding sequence TTGCACCACACCTCTCGCCGCCTGATCGGCGGCCTGCTGGCCCTCGGAGTGACCGTGGGCGCCAGCGCCTGCGGCGCCGACAGCGCAGACACCACGAGCGCCGGGTCCGCCGAGGGCGGCTGGTCGTTCACCGACGACCTGGGCACCACCGTCGAGCTGGACGAGGCGCCGACCCGCATCGCCGGCCTCAACGACCTGACGGCCTCGCTCTGGAACTACGGCATCGAGCCGGTGGCCACCTTCGGGCAGACCTCGGCGGCCGATGACGTCGCCTTCGAGGGCCGGGACCTCGGCGACGTGGCGATCGTGGGCTCCGCCTACGGCGAGATCGACCTCGAGGCGCTGGCCGCGGCCGATCCCGACGTCATCGTCACCACGATCTACCCGGACGACGCCTCCGGCGGGATCCCCGAGGACAAGGCCGGCTACGGCTTCAACGACATGGCCCAGCAGGAGCTGGTCGCCGAGATCGCGCCGATCATCACCATCGCCTACACCGGCTCGGCCGCCGACGTCATCGAGCGGGTCGTCGAGTTGGCCGACGCGCTGGGCGTGGACACCGGGAGCGGCGAGGTCGCCGACGCCCGCGCGGACTTCGAGTCCGCCTCCGCGGCGCTCACCGAGGCGGCCTCGAGCGGCGTCAGCGTGCTGCCGGTGTTCGCCACCGAGGCCGACGGCTGGTGGATGGCGAAGGCGCCCGACGACCCGCAGCTGGCGCTCTACCAGGACCTGGGCGTGACCTTCGTCGATCCGGGCGGCGACGGCTACTTCTGGCACTCGGTGGGCTGGGAAGAGGTGCCCGACCACCCCAGCGACGTGATCCTGTACTCGCTGCGCTTCAGCATGAGCCCCGAGGAGATCGCCGCGCAGCCGACCGCCGCCCTGCTGCCCGCCGTCCAGGCCGGCCAGCTCCACCCGTGGAAGTACATCGGCCCCGACTACGTCTCGCAGGCCGCCTACATGGCGGAACTGGCCGGCTACCTGACCGAGGCGCAGAAGGTCACCAGCTGA
- a CDS encoding threonine aldolase family protein gives MDDLDTLRRTCDRALAGHGPQRAADLLATIPADTDPDRYGDGGVVAELEAEVAALLGQPAAVYLPSGTMAQQAALRVHADRRGRRTVLFHPESHLDRHEGRALERLQGLVGRPVGDRYRLLLRHDLDAVAEAPAALLVELPQRDLGGQLPPWDDLVAQVAWARERGAAAHLDGARLWEAAAGYGRTPAEVAGLFDTTYVSFYKGIGALAGCCLAGPVDVVAEVREWRRRMGGTLFGLWPGAASALTCLRRRLPLMPAYLERAREIAAAVRDLPGVAVVPDPPQTPMLHLLLRTGAEDFRTAARALAEDGLWTWERSMATVDPAVQRVELPVGDATMALSLPEIRRGIATLAG, from the coding sequence GTGGACGATCTGGACACCCTCCGCCGGACCTGCGACCGCGCGCTCGCCGGACACGGCCCGCAGCGCGCAGCCGACCTGCTCGCGACCATCCCGGCCGACACCGATCCCGACCGCTACGGCGACGGCGGCGTGGTCGCCGAACTGGAGGCGGAGGTCGCGGCGCTGCTCGGGCAGCCCGCTGCCGTGTACCTGCCCAGCGGAACGATGGCCCAGCAGGCGGCACTGCGGGTGCACGCCGACCGGCGCGGCCGGCGCACCGTGCTCTTCCATCCCGAGAGCCACCTCGACCGGCACGAGGGTCGCGCGCTGGAACGGCTGCAGGGTCTGGTCGGCCGGCCGGTGGGGGACCGCTACCGGCTGCTGCTGCGCCATGACCTGGACGCCGTCGCCGAGGCGCCGGCCGCCCTGCTCGTCGAGCTGCCGCAGCGGGACCTCGGCGGTCAGCTGCCGCCCTGGGACGACCTGGTCGCCCAGGTCGCCTGGGCGCGCGAGCGCGGCGCCGCGGCGCACCTGGACGGTGCACGCCTGTGGGAGGCGGCCGCGGGGTACGGACGCACCCCGGCGGAGGTGGCGGGGCTGTTCGACACCACCTACGTCAGCTTCTACAAGGGCATCGGAGCGCTCGCCGGGTGCTGCCTGGCCGGTCCGGTCGACGTCGTCGCCGAGGTCCGGGAGTGGCGGCGGCGGATGGGCGGCACACTGTTCGGCCTGTGGCCCGGCGCGGCCTCGGCGCTGACGTGCCTGCGCCGGCGCCTGCCGTTGATGCCGGCCTACCTGGAGCGGGCGCGGGAGATCGCCGCGGCGGTGCGCGACCTGCCCGGCGTGGCCGTCGTCCCGGATCCGCCGCAGACGCCGATGCTGCACCTGCTGCTGCGCACCGGTGCCGAGGACTTCCGGACCGCGGCACGGGCGCTGGCCGAGGACGGGCTGTGGACCTGGGAGCGGTCGATGGCGACGGTCGACCCGGCCGTCCAGCGGGTCGAGCTGCCGGTCGGCGACGCCACCATGGCGCTGTCGCTCCCGGAGATCCGGCGCGGGATCGCGACGCTCGCCGGCTGA
- a CDS encoding zinc-dependent alcohol dehydrogenase family protein, protein MRALVFESFAGPLSVQEVPVPDPAPGGVVVRVAASGICRSDWHAWQGHDADVVLPHVPGHELAGTVEAVGGGIRRWRVGDRVTVPFVNACGRCAQCAAGDHQVCAHQTQPGFTHWGSLAEFVALDAADVNLVAVPEELDLTTAAALGCRYATAFRAVTQIGRVRPGEWVAVHGCGGVGLSAVQIAVAAGARVVAIDVSAAALDLARQLGAEHTVDGGADVPVAVQDLTAGGAHVSLDALGAPVTCGNSLRSLRPRGRHVQVGLLPPEQGRAEVPMERVIALELEVLGSHGMAAHAYPGLLGLIAAGRLDPGRLVTRTLALDESAPALADVGRRPGIAVVTSF, encoded by the coding sequence GTGCGCGCCCTGGTCTTCGAGTCCTTCGCCGGTCCGCTGTCGGTGCAGGAGGTGCCCGTCCCCGACCCCGCGCCCGGAGGCGTCGTCGTCCGGGTGGCCGCCAGCGGGATCTGCCGCAGCGACTGGCACGCCTGGCAGGGGCACGATGCCGACGTCGTCCTGCCGCACGTGCCCGGGCACGAGCTGGCCGGCACTGTCGAGGCGGTCGGCGGGGGAATCCGCCGCTGGCGGGTCGGCGACCGGGTGACCGTGCCGTTCGTCAACGCCTGCGGCCGGTGCGCCCAGTGCGCGGCCGGCGACCACCAGGTGTGCGCCCACCAGACCCAGCCCGGCTTCACCCACTGGGGTTCGCTGGCGGAGTTCGTCGCCCTGGACGCGGCCGACGTCAACCTGGTCGCCGTCCCGGAGGAGCTCGACCTGACCACTGCGGCGGCCCTGGGCTGCCGTTACGCCACTGCCTTCCGGGCCGTCACGCAGATCGGCCGGGTGCGCCCGGGGGAGTGGGTCGCGGTGCACGGCTGTGGTGGGGTCGGTCTCTCCGCGGTGCAGATCGCGGTGGCCGCCGGCGCACGGGTCGTGGCGATCGACGTCTCGGCCGCCGCGCTCGACCTCGCCCGGCAGCTCGGTGCCGAGCACACCGTGGACGGCGGGGCCGACGTGCCGGTCGCGGTCCAGGACCTCACCGCGGGCGGTGCGCACGTCTCGCTGGACGCCCTGGGCGCACCCGTCACCTGCGGGAACTCCCTCCGCAGCCTGCGTCCCCGCGGGCGGCACGTGCAGGTGGGCCTGCTGCCGCCGGAGCAGGGGCGCGCCGAGGTGCCGATGGAGCGGGTCATCGCCCTCGAGCTCGAGGTCCTGGGCAGTCACGGCATGGCCGCGCACGCCTATCCCGGGCTGCTCGGCCTCATCGCCGCCGGCCGGCTCGACCCCGGTCGGCTAGTCACCCGCACGCTCGCGCTCGACGAGTCCGCCCCCGCCCTGGCCGACGTGGGCCGCCGCCCGGGCATCGCCGTCGTCACCTCGTTCTAG
- a CDS encoding ABC transporter ATP-binding protein, whose protein sequence is MTQLLNPGTDVGSGRVRLAAERVSLAYDDHVVVRDLDLQLTEGSFTAIVGPNGCGKSTLLRALGRLMRPTSGQVLLDGQAIAKTPTREVAKVLGLLPQAPIAPEGLTVADLVARGRHPHQNWLRQWSRDDEAVVAESLAWTDMAELADRPVDELSGGQRQRAWISMALAQGTDLLLLDEPTTYLDLSHQIDVLELVSRLHAERGRTVVVVLHDLNLAARYAHRLVAMKDGVLVASGRPAEVLTEQLLAEVFDLEARILPDPVAGTPMVVPVRRLR, encoded by the coding sequence ATGACCCAGCTGCTGAACCCTGGCACGGACGTCGGGAGCGGACGGGTCCGTCTCGCCGCCGAGCGCGTCAGCCTGGCTTACGACGACCACGTCGTCGTCCGCGACCTGGACCTGCAGCTCACCGAGGGGTCGTTCACCGCGATCGTCGGACCGAACGGCTGCGGCAAGTCCACGCTGCTGCGGGCCCTGGGCCGGTTGATGCGGCCGACCAGCGGTCAGGTGCTGCTCGACGGGCAGGCGATCGCGAAGACGCCGACCAGGGAGGTCGCCAAGGTGCTCGGCCTGCTCCCGCAGGCGCCGATCGCGCCCGAGGGGCTGACCGTCGCCGACCTGGTGGCCCGGGGCCGGCACCCGCACCAGAACTGGCTGCGCCAGTGGTCGCGGGACGACGAGGCGGTGGTCGCCGAGTCGCTGGCCTGGACCGACATGGCCGAGCTCGCCGACCGGCCGGTCGACGAGCTCTCCGGCGGCCAGCGGCAGCGCGCCTGGATCTCCATGGCCCTGGCCCAGGGCACCGACCTGCTGCTCCTCGACGAGCCGACGACCTACCTCGACCTCTCCCACCAGATCGACGTCCTCGAGCTGGTCAGCCGGTTGCACGCCGAGCGCGGCCGCACCGTCGTCGTGGTCCTGCACGACCTCAACTTGGCGGCCCGCTACGCCCACCGGCTGGTCGCCATGAAGGACGGCGTGCTGGTCGCCTCCGGCCGGCCGGCCGAGGTGCTCACCGAGCAGCTCCTGGCCGAGGTCTTCGATCTCGAGGCGCGGATCCTGCCCGATCCGGTGGCCGGGACCCCGATGGTCGTCCCGGTGCGCCGGCTGCGCTGA
- a CDS encoding BCCT family transporter, which yields MAGDRAGRLDTVVFGVAAALALAFVAWGFLAPSNLGTASSSALGWVIGNLGWLFVVVASAFVVFVIWLAASKYGRIPLGRDDEEPEFRTTSWIAMMFSAGMGIGLMFFGVSEPLSHYVSPPPLTVEGETPAAVETAMATTLFHWSLHPWAIYAVVGLAIAYGTFRRGRRQLISSAFAPLFGERRTSGPAGKAIDILAIFATLFGSAASLGLGALQIGSGAEILGWAGDLGNSLLVVIIAILTMAFVASAVSGIAKGIQYLANINMVLALILAVFVFVVGPTVFILNLIPTTVGNYFADLGDLAARTGASGGDPLDAWLSGWTIFYWAWWISWTPFVGMFIARISRGRTVRQFVTGVLLVPSVVSLIWFAIFGGAGIAAQRDGADLAGAGSPEAQLFGVLEQFPLATVMTVLVMLLVAIFFVSGADAASIVMGSLSERGTIEPSRKTVVFWGLVMGAVAAIMLLVGEEALTGLQNLTIVAALPFAIVMVGLAVSLAKDLRSDPLMLRREVALEAVRQAVRHGITHHGDDFVLSVKPAPDADGDGVPDTPTGRTPAQEAKRDRADGSETVRDVGSPVPHGGDAGTGHGQGSPAR from the coding sequence ATGGCGGGCGACCGCGCGGGGCGGCTGGACACCGTGGTCTTCGGCGTCGCTGCGGCACTCGCGCTCGCCTTCGTCGCCTGGGGCTTCCTGGCGCCGTCGAACCTGGGAACGGCGAGCAGCAGCGCGCTCGGGTGGGTCATCGGCAACCTCGGCTGGCTGTTCGTGGTGGTCGCCTCGGCGTTCGTCGTCTTCGTGATCTGGCTGGCGGCCAGCAAGTACGGCCGCATCCCGCTGGGCCGCGACGACGAGGAGCCCGAGTTCCGGACGACCTCCTGGATCGCGATGATGTTCAGCGCGGGCATGGGCATCGGTCTGATGTTCTTCGGCGTCAGCGAGCCCCTGTCGCACTACGTCTCGCCGCCGCCCCTGACCGTCGAGGGCGAGACCCCGGCCGCGGTGGAGACGGCGATGGCCACCACGCTCTTCCACTGGTCGCTGCACCCGTGGGCCATCTACGCCGTCGTCGGCCTGGCGATCGCCTACGGCACCTTCCGCCGCGGCCGCCGGCAGTTGATCAGCTCCGCGTTCGCTCCGCTGTTCGGCGAGCGGCGCACCTCCGGCCCGGCGGGCAAGGCCATCGACATCCTGGCGATCTTCGCCACCCTGTTCGGATCGGCGGCCTCCCTGGGGCTCGGCGCGCTGCAGATCGGCAGCGGCGCGGAGATCCTGGGCTGGGCAGGTGACCTCGGCAACTCGCTCCTGGTCGTCATCATCGCGATCCTGACGATGGCGTTCGTCGCCTCGGCGGTCTCCGGGATCGCCAAGGGCATCCAGTACCTGGCCAACATCAACATGGTCCTCGCGTTGATCCTCGCGGTGTTCGTGTTCGTCGTCGGCCCGACGGTCTTCATCCTCAACCTGATTCCCACCACGGTGGGCAACTACTTCGCCGATCTGGGCGACCTGGCTGCCCGCACCGGGGCCAGCGGCGGCGACCCGCTGGACGCGTGGCTGAGCGGCTGGACGATCTTCTACTGGGCCTGGTGGATCAGCTGGACGCCGTTCGTCGGCATGTTCATCGCCCGGATCAGCCGCGGCCGCACCGTCCGCCAGTTCGTCACCGGCGTGCTGCTCGTGCCCAGCGTCGTGAGCCTGATCTGGTTCGCGATCTTCGGTGGCGCCGGGATCGCCGCCCAGCGGGACGGCGCCGACCTGGCCGGCGCGGGCTCGCCCGAGGCCCAGCTGTTCGGCGTCCTCGAGCAGTTCCCGCTGGCCACCGTCATGACCGTGCTCGTCATGCTGCTCGTGGCGATCTTCTTCGTCTCGGGCGCTGACGCCGCGTCGATCGTCATGGGCTCGCTGTCGGAACGCGGCACGATCGAGCCCAGCCGGAAGACCGTCGTCTTCTGGGGGCTGGTCATGGGTGCCGTGGCGGCGATCATGCTGCTGGTGGGCGAGGAGGCCCTCACCGGATTGCAGAACCTCACGATCGTCGCCGCGCTGCCGTTCGCGATCGTCATGGTCGGGCTGGCGGTGTCGCTGGCCAAGGACCTGAGGTCCGATCCCCTGATGCTGCGGCGTGAAGTGGCTCTGGAGGCGGTGCGGCAGGCCGTCCGCCACGGGATCACCCACCACGGGGACGACTTCGTCCTGTCCGTCAAGCCGGCACCGGACGCCGACGGGGACGGTGTGCCCGACACGCCCACGGGCCGGACGCCGGCGCAGGAGGCCAAGCGGGATCGCGCCGACGGCAGCGAGACGGTCCGGGACGTCGGCTCGCCGGTGCCGCACGGCGGCGACGCCGGCACGGGGCACGGACAGGGCTCGCCTGCCCGGTAG
- a CDS encoding FecCD family ABC transporter permease — MTATAAPARGLAAPLSGGRRPGRSRRWLGLVLLIALTVGVCLASIAVGTRSIGLGEVWQALLDSDPTSEETVIIRQLRVPRTALGLMVGVALGVAGALMQGHTRNPLGDPGLLGVTAGASLAVVLSIALLGIGTPSGYVWFAFLGALTGTVLVYAIGSVGRGGATPLTLALAGAALSALMYGLVRAVLVSDQQTLDSFRFWVVGSLAGRDADVAWQVAPFIALGLLLALANAPALNLLGLGEDVARGLGQRIWLARAVGLASITLLAGAATAACGPIAFVGLVVPHAVRAFTGPDHRWLVPCSALAGAVLLLTADVIGRVVARPGELQVGIVLALIGAPFFIALVRRRKTAGL; from the coding sequence GTGACCGCGACCGCCGCCCCGGCGCGGGGCCTCGCGGCACCCCTGTCCGGGGGGAGGCGTCCCGGCCGGTCCCGCCGCTGGCTCGGCCTGGTCCTGCTCATCGCGCTCACCGTCGGGGTCTGCCTGGCCAGCATCGCGGTCGGCACCCGCTCGATCGGGCTCGGCGAGGTCTGGCAGGCGCTGCTCGACAGCGACCCGACCAGCGAGGAAACGGTCATCATCCGGCAGCTGCGCGTACCGCGCACCGCGCTCGGCCTGATGGTCGGGGTGGCGCTGGGCGTGGCCGGAGCCCTCATGCAGGGGCACACCCGCAACCCCCTCGGCGATCCGGGGCTGCTCGGGGTGACGGCCGGCGCCAGCCTCGCCGTCGTCCTGTCCATCGCCCTGCTCGGCATCGGCACGCCGTCGGGCTACGTCTGGTTCGCCTTCCTCGGCGCGCTGACCGGCACCGTCCTCGTCTACGCGATCGGCTCGGTGGGCCGCGGCGGGGCCACCCCGCTCACCCTGGCGCTGGCCGGCGCCGCCCTGTCCGCGCTGATGTACGGACTGGTCCGCGCCGTGCTGGTCAGCGACCAGCAGACCCTGGACTCCTTCCGCTTCTGGGTCGTCGGATCGCTGGCCGGGCGCGACGCCGACGTGGCGTGGCAGGTCGCGCCGTTCATCGCGCTCGGCCTGCTGCTCGCCCTGGCCAACGCCCCCGCGCTCAACCTGCTCGGCCTCGGCGAGGACGTCGCCCGCGGGCTCGGGCAGCGCATCTGGCTGGCCCGGGCCGTGGGACTGGCCTCGATCACCCTGCTGGCCGGTGCCGCGACCGCGGCCTGCGGCCCCATCGCCTTCGTCGGGCTCGTCGTGCCGCACGCGGTCCGCGCGTTCACCGGTCCCGACCACCGCTGGCTGGTGCCCTGCTCCGCACTGGCCGGTGCCGTCCTGCTGCTGACCGCCGACGTGATCGGCCGGGTCGTCGCCCGTCCCGGCGAGCTGCAGGTCGGGATCGTGCTGGCGCTGATCGGCGCCCCGTTCTTCATCGCACTCGTCCGCCGCCGGAAGACGGCCGGGCTGTGA
- a CDS encoding mechanosensitive ion channel family protein, whose protein sequence is MDALIELRDWLSGRGLEVVLIILGSVLLARLVSWAGGRITDRIDARYTGGDALVRTEAAKHRHSLTQVLTWAAIVLIYSIAVFFVLDRLGVPITGLVAPATVLGVGLGFGAQRIVGDVLAGFFIITERQYGFGDVVAIQVVGGMDPATGTVEDVTLRITRLRSADGEVVTVPNGQIVKVINLSRDWARAVVDVPVPTSVDVNRANEVLREVGREAFRDPALRPLLLDPPSVMGVESLGLDQVNVRMVARTLPGKQFDVGRDLRARVVLAFRAQGMKVEPPTTVGMSADGDRTQEGDS, encoded by the coding sequence ATGGACGCGCTGATCGAGCTGCGGGACTGGCTGTCCGGCCGCGGTCTCGAGGTCGTGCTCATCATCCTCGGCTCGGTGCTGCTCGCCCGGCTCGTCTCGTGGGCCGGCGGCCGCATCACCGACCGCATCGACGCCCGGTACACCGGCGGTGACGCCCTCGTCCGTACCGAGGCCGCCAAGCACCGGCACTCCCTCACCCAGGTGCTCACCTGGGCCGCCATCGTCCTCATCTACTCGATCGCGGTGTTCTTCGTGCTCGACCGGCTGGGAGTGCCGATCACCGGCCTGGTCGCCCCGGCGACCGTGCTGGGCGTCGGGCTCGGCTTCGGCGCGCAGCGGATCGTCGGCGACGTCCTGGCCGGGTTCTTCATCATCACCGAGCGCCAGTACGGCTTCGGCGACGTCGTCGCGATCCAGGTCGTGGGCGGGATGGATCCCGCCACGGGCACCGTGGAGGACGTGACGCTGCGGATCACCCGGCTGCGCTCCGCCGACGGCGAGGTCGTCACCGTGCCCAACGGGCAGATCGTCAAGGTGATCAACCTGTCCCGCGACTGGGCGCGGGCGGTCGTCGACGTCCCCGTCCCGACCAGCGTCGACGTCAACCGCGCCAACGAGGTGCTGCGCGAGGTGGGCCGGGAGGCCTTCCGCGATCCCGCGCTGCGCCCCCTGCTGCTCGACCCGCCCAGCGTGATGGGCGTGGAGAGCCTCGGCCTCGACCAGGTGAACGTCCGCATGGTGGCCCGCACGCTGCCCGGCAAGCAGTTCGACGTCGGCCGTGACCTGCGCGCCCGCGTCGTCCTGGCGTTCCGCGCGCAGGGGATGAAGGTGGAGCCGCCGACGACCGTCGGGATGTCCGCCGACGGCGATCGCACGCAGGAGGGCGATTCGTGA
- a CDS encoding EamA family transporter translates to MPRPARPALGYALTLAAAGFFAVNGTVSALALEAGISAPRLTALRCTGAAIGLLAVLLVTAPGRLRVGRRELPLLAVLGVIGIAMTQYLFYVAIGRLPVGIALVFEFTGTVLIALYVWLVRKEEVRSRVWVALVLSLSGLALVTEIWTGGGSLDVVGVAAGLGAAVALATYYLIGERGTVTRDPVTLTCWAFVAAAIFWAVAAPWWQFDAGVLGRSVPVSIGSLELSLWVLVAWIAVMGAIMPFWLSIAALRHLPPTAAGLVATAEPVLASIVAWLWVEQVLSAWQIIGGGVVLTGILLAQTARTAPPQAPMGETPAALSS, encoded by the coding sequence GTGCCCCGCCCCGCCCGCCCCGCCCTCGGCTACGCCCTCACGCTGGCCGCGGCCGGGTTCTTCGCCGTCAACGGCACGGTCTCCGCCCTCGCGCTCGAGGCGGGCATCTCCGCCCCGCGGCTGACCGCCCTGCGCTGCACCGGTGCCGCGATCGGGCTGCTCGCCGTCCTGCTGGTGACGGCGCCGGGCCGGCTGCGGGTCGGCCGCCGGGAGCTCCCCCTGCTGGCCGTGCTCGGTGTCATCGGCATCGCCATGACCCAGTACCTGTTCTACGTGGCGATCGGCCGGCTGCCGGTGGGCATCGCCCTGGTGTTCGAGTTCACCGGGACGGTGCTCATCGCCCTCTACGTCTGGTTGGTGCGCAAGGAGGAGGTGCGCAGCCGGGTGTGGGTGGCGCTCGTGCTGTCGCTGTCCGGGCTGGCGTTGGTCACCGAGATCTGGACCGGTGGCGGCTCGCTGGACGTGGTGGGGGTCGCGGCCGGGCTCGGTGCCGCCGTCGCCCTGGCGACCTACTACCTCATCGGGGAGCGGGGAACGGTCACCCGCGACCCGGTGACGTTGACCTGCTGGGCCTTCGTCGCGGCGGCGATCTTCTGGGCGGTGGCCGCGCCGTGGTGGCAGTTCGACGCCGGGGTGCTGGGCCGCAGCGTGCCCGTCTCGATCGGCTCGCTCGAGCTGTCGCTCTGGGTGCTGGTCGCCTGGATCGCGGTGATGGGCGCCATCATGCCGTTCTGGTTGTCGATCGCCGCCCTGCGCCACCTGCCGCCGACCGCCGCGGGGCTGGTGGCCACGGCCGAACCGGTGCTCGCCTCGATCGTCGCCTGGCTGTGGGTGGAGCAGGTGCTCTCCGCCTGGCAGATCATCGGCGGCGGCGTCGTCCTCACCGGGATCCTGCTCGCCCAGACCGCGCGCACCGCTCCTCCGCAGGCCCCGATGGGCGAGACCCCCGCGGCCCTGTCCAGCTGA